In Blastocatellia bacterium, the following proteins share a genomic window:
- a CDS encoding efflux RND transporter periplasmic adaptor subunit, with protein MDIPRPSVARRKRLRRALYGLIGLGLIVLITVGVSRLKPAPPSVERATVWIDTVKRGPMLRQVRGLGTLVPEEIRWIPAATEGRVERRLVQPGAVVKSDTVLLELSNPELEQAALEAKMQLRAAEAEYTNLRVQLESQLLTQRAQAAAVQAEYHQAKLQAEANEELAKDHLISDLILKLSQVRAEELSTRFEIEQKRLAIMAESVKAQLAVQQARVEQLRALYELRRSQVEALHVRAGTGGVLQQVLVEVGQQVTPGTNLARVADPTRLMAQIRIPETQAKDVQIGQTAAIDTRNGIVPGRVVRIDPAVQNGTVTVDVALEGPLPKGSRPDLSVDGTIEIERLEDVLYVGRPAFGQEKSTVGLFKLINGGREAVRVPVKLGRSSVNTIEILDGLQPGDQVILSDMSAWDAFDRIRLN; from the coding sequence ATGGACATACCACGACCGTCGGTAGCTCGTCGGAAACGCCTTCGCCGCGCCCTGTATGGGCTGATCGGTCTTGGGCTGATCGTGCTCATTACCGTTGGCGTGTCACGATTGAAGCCCGCGCCGCCGAGCGTCGAACGAGCAACGGTGTGGATTGACACGGTGAAGCGCGGTCCCATGCTGCGGCAGGTGCGAGGACTGGGTACGCTCGTCCCCGAAGAAATTCGCTGGATTCCTGCCGCTACGGAAGGGCGGGTCGAGCGACGGCTCGTTCAACCCGGAGCCGTGGTGAAATCCGACACTGTGTTGCTGGAGCTGAGCAATCCTGAACTCGAACAAGCCGCCCTCGAAGCCAAGATGCAACTGCGAGCTGCCGAAGCCGAGTACACCAACTTGCGCGTGCAACTGGAGAGCCAGCTTTTGACCCAGCGAGCACAAGCGGCAGCCGTGCAAGCGGAGTATCATCAGGCCAAACTTCAAGCGGAAGCCAATGAAGAGTTGGCAAAAGATCACTTGATTTCAGACTTGATATTGAAGCTCTCTCAGGTTCGAGCCGAAGAACTCTCTACCCGTTTCGAGATTGAGCAAAAGCGCCTGGCGATCATGGCCGAATCGGTGAAAGCGCAGTTGGCCGTGCAGCAAGCGCGGGTGGAGCAACTACGGGCGCTCTACGAACTGCGGCGCAGTCAGGTCGAAGCATTGCACGTGCGAGCAGGCACGGGCGGGGTGCTCCAACAGGTACTCGTCGAGGTCGGCCAGCAGGTCACCCCGGGCACCAATCTGGCGCGCGTCGCCGATCCCACACGCCTTATGGCGCAAATCCGAATTCCGGAAACTCAAGCGAAGGATGTTCAAATCGGCCAAACGGCTGCCATTGATACGCGCAACGGGATCGTTCCGGGGCGCGTCGTGCGCATTGATCCGGCTGTGCAGAATGGAACCGTCACCGTGGATGTAGCTCTCGAAGGCCCCCTGCCCAAAGGATCACGCCCCGACTTGAGCGTGGACGGAACTATCGAAATCGAACGACTGGAGGATGTCCTCTACGTCGGTCGTCCGGCCTTTGGCCAGGAGAAAAGCACGGTCGGCCTCTTCAAGCTCATCAACGGCGGCCGCGAGGCCGTTCGTGTGCCCGTGAAGCTGGGTCGTAGCTCCGTCAACACCATCGAGATTCTCGATGGGTTACAACCCGGCGATCAGGTTATCCTGTCGGACATGTCCGCCTGGGATGCTTTTGATCGCATCCGTCTGAATTAG
- a CDS encoding ABC transporter ATP-binding protein: protein MKNNNPLIRLEGVTKVFYTEEVETHALSGIHLEVNRGEFLSVAGPSGCGKSTLLSLIGLLDSPTEGEYWLNGRPVATLSASERTRIRNREIGFIFQAFNLIGDLTVYENVELPLTYRRIPAGERKKRVQEALERVGMAHRMRHYPSQLSGGQQQRVAVARAVVGQPSILLADEPTGNLDSTNGEAVMELLRQLHRDGATICMVTHDPRYARYAERTVHLFDGRIVEEEEAARRAHEEELKRSGFELA from the coding sequence ATGAAAAACAATAACCCACTAATTCGCCTTGAAGGCGTCACCAAGGTGTTCTACACGGAGGAAGTGGAAACCCATGCTTTGTCGGGCATTCACTTAGAGGTCAACCGGGGAGAATTTCTCTCGGTCGCGGGTCCTTCAGGCTGTGGGAAATCCACGTTGTTGTCGCTCATCGGTCTGCTCGATTCGCCAACCGAGGGAGAATACTGGCTCAACGGCCGACCCGTTGCCACGCTGTCGGCATCGGAGCGGACACGGATTCGTAATCGGGAGATCGGGTTCATCTTCCAGGCGTTCAATCTGATCGGCGACCTGACGGTGTACGAAAACGTGGAGCTGCCGCTGACGTATCGGAGAATACCTGCTGGTGAGCGGAAGAAGCGCGTTCAGGAGGCGTTGGAGCGCGTGGGCATGGCGCATCGGATGAGGCACTATCCGTCGCAACTGTCAGGCGGCCAGCAGCAGCGCGTCGCCGTGGCGCGGGCCGTGGTGGGTCAGCCGTCAATTCTGCTCGCCGATGAGCCGACGGGCAACCTGGATTCGACCAATGGAGAAGCCGTCATGGAGCTGTTGCGGCAGTTACACCGTGACGGCGCAACAATCTGTATGGTCACGCACGATCCGCGCTACGCCCGCTATGCCGAGCGCACGGTGCATCTGTTCGACGGACGCATTGTGGAAGAGGAGGAAGCCGCCCGCCGAGCGCACGAAGAAGAGCTTAAGCGAAGCGGCTTTGAGTTGGCATGA